In Providencia alcalifaciens, the sequence GGGTCGATGCACTTTTCGCACATGCCGCTCAACGCAAGATTCTCTCAATCGTTGCTTTGGCATATCGAACGAACGCGGCCGTCTCTTCGACGCGCATTGCTAGGTCGTCGTCCTCGCTACCCAGGTACGCCGCGCGTGCCTTGCAGATGAGGGGCCGATGCTCGGCAGGCAAACGCTCCGATACCCATGCGGCAGCAACGTCCTTAGGAGCAATGAGACCAGTTGAAGCGCTGTACCAAATGCGAGCAAGAGCAAGAACGACGTTCCGCTCGTCACCCTTCCAATCCGACTCTGCATTCCACTGGGCAATAGTGTCGAAAAGCGCCTTGGAGAAATGCTCCTTCGGCACCGGCTCGAAAAACGTGGCTGCGGATGGGCCTAGAAGCGCAAGGCTGTGTTGCCTCGCCTTGGTCAGCAAAATCGCAAGATCGTGATCCAGAACGGCAGGCTCGAACGTTCCGGAAAGGATGTCGTGGCGGAGCCACTCACCGAACTGAAGCTCACGCCGCGCCGGATAGCGCCAAGGCACTACTTCGCTTCGAGCGACAACAGTTAGCTCCAGCGGTCGCCATGTTCCGCCATCGCCTGGCGGTGATGAGACTTTCAGCAAATCGAGCATTAGCGCCTGCCGGAGCGAATCGTTAGGTGCGGCGCTGACGGTCACGAGCAAGTCTATGTCGCTGTCCGGCTTCAGCCCTCCATCGATCGCAGATCCGAACAGGTGGATTGTGTCCAGTGTCGCAGCCAGATGGCGCTCGATCACCGCGCGAGCGTGGGACAG encodes:
- a CDS encoding ANT(3'')-Ia family aminoglycoside nucleotidyltransferase AadA5, giving the protein MGEFFPAQVFKQLSHARAVIERHLAATLDTIHLFGSAIDGGLKPDSDIDLLVTVSAAPNDSLRQALMLDLLKVSSPPGDGGTWRPLELTVVARSEVVPWRYPARRELQFGEWLRHDILSGTFEPAVLDHDLAILLTKARQHSLALLGPSAATFFEPVPKEHFSKALFDTIAQWNAESDWKGDERNVVLALARIWYSASTGLIAPKDVAAAWVSERLPAEHRPLICKARAAYLGSEDDDLAMRVEETAAFVRYAKATIERILR